GTAGCAAAAAGTTCTATTGCTTTTTCAATCTGTGCACACATTGGCTTGGTATCTTTTCCAAAATATTTAGCCCCACCAATTTCAAATTCCGCTTTTGAGAAAACCACCCGTGGATTATTTGGCGCAATAGCCAGTGCCTTATAATATTGTTCCATCGTTTTACCGGACAGGGTCATCCCGTTTACCTGAGGGTCATAAACAATCCAGGCGGTATAAATCAACGCTTGTGTAACCATCAATTCCGGGTTATTCGGACTTAAAGCCGTAGCCTCGTTCTGGGCCTTTTGGGCTTTCTCCAAAAGAGCCGGAAGATTTTCCCTGTTTTTTCCAACGGCTGCAAAAGCTTCTGTAGTGTTTATCAGCGTGATATAA
This region of Flavobacterium inviolabile genomic DNA includes:
- a CDS encoding tetratricopeptide repeat protein; translation: MTKIITALALFVCSMTFAQTQYEKGMGKALGLWGEGKPAEASAMFERIALVEKDNWLPDYYITLINTTEAFAAVGKNRENLPALLEKAQKAQNEATALSPNNPELMVTQALIYTAWIVYDPQVNGMTLSGKTMEQYYKALAIAPNNPRVVFSKAEFEIGGAKYFGKDTKPMCAQIEKAIELFATFKPESPFHPNWGLERAQEVLKNCPK